A part of Primulina eburnea isolate SZY01 chromosome 10, ASM2296580v1, whole genome shotgun sequence genomic DNA contains:
- the LOC140842686 gene encoding auxin response factor 19-like isoform X2, with amino-acid sequence MCGGRLYNVIVSASMRKDVDSQVPNYPNLPSKLLCLLHNVNLHADPETDEVYVQMTLQPVPSFDKDSLLRSDLSTRANKPQTEFFCKTLTASDTSTHGGFSVPRRAAEKIFPLLDFTMQPPVQELVARDLHEIVWTFRHIFRGKPKRHLLTSGWSLFVSGKRLSAGDSVLFIRDEKQQLLLGIRRANRQPTNLSSSVLSSDSMHIGILAAAAHAAANNSPFTVFYNPRASPSEFVIPLAKYYRSVCSNQISLGMRFRMMFETGESGTRRYMGTITGITDLDPVRWKNSQWRNLQVGWDESTIGERRNRVSIWEIEPVTAPFFICPSPPLIRSKRPRQPGVPDDDISDLDSIFRRATPWLSDDVGLIKDHPHGLPNFSLVQWMNVQQNSSLPNSMQPNYGSPLSSSVHPNFNGSDISHRILGSRLSNNIQFNATQRLTPPEQLDQLQMLPLLPQQQFTEVTQIPRQNLLGQAIPINQVQSQNVPHQQHSLLNHHFQRNLAQNLGQHQVTSNTLQQNLMPSQQPDHMSDNQIQLQLLQKLLCQQQQSLLAQQSVVQQPPQPTQLQDQQKHLLDLPPNFSRPMPVTEILDSSKSHVIAQQQTTRSDSQTNLKFALAQSSQQTKIEQSQVVQELPGQMGNALNVMNNQILADGSGCMMPGATGGGGHSVVTDDVPSCSTSPSMNNCPNTVQYAINSSGLETMPSKGNLINDLQQKSNVKASLNVPKSPELGFFTSQSYLNGAQLDYLDSLSSATSVISQNDAQVLQNNPVSFNPQSILLRDASRDVEVHGDTRNNVVSFGASIENQLGMPMMQESFITKDMEGSSKDFTSNLSSEGGILSSYENPKVAQPELSSSMVSQSFGIPDMTFNSIDSTMNDGNFVNRGAWAQPQMPRMRTFTKVYKRGAVGRSIDIARYSGYDELKQDLARRFGIEGQLEDRQRIGWKLVYVDHENDVLLVGDDPWEEFVNCVHCIKILSPQEVQQMSLDGDFDNRVLPNQACSTSDNGIN; translated from the exons ATGTGTGGAGGAAGACTGTATAACGTCATT GTTTCTGCATCTATGAGAAAGGATGTCGATTCGCAAGTCCCGAACTACCCGAATCTTCCTTCCAAATTACTGTGCCTCCTTCATAACGTCAATTTGCAT GCTGATCCTGAAACGGATGAAGTTTATGTCCAAATGACGCTCCAACCAGTGCCTTCG TTTGACAAGgattctttgttgagatcagaTCTGTCGACGAGAGCAAATAAACCCCAAACAGAGTTTTTCTGTAAAACGTTGACCGCAAGTGATACTAGCACTCATGGGGGGTTTTCTGTACCTCGTCGTGCTGCAGAAAAGATTTTTCCACTCCTG GATTTCACAATGCAACCACCGGTTCAAGAGCTTGTTGCCCGAGATTTGCATGAAATTGTCTGGACATTTCGCCATATATTTCGAG GAAAACCAAAACGCCACTTGCTTACGAGTGGATGGAGCCTTTTTGTCAGTGGAAAGCGGTTGTCAGCAGGAGACTCGGTCCTGTTCATTAG GGATGAAAAGCAACAGCTTCTCCTGGGCATAAGACGGGCTAATCGACAACCAACCAACTTATCATCATCCGTTTTGTCGAGTGACAGCATGCATATCGGGATTCTAGCTGCAGCAGCCCATGCTGCTGCAAACAATAGCCCTTTCACCGTGTTTTACAATCCTAG GGCTAGTCCATCAGAATTCGTCATCCCTTTGGCCAAGTACTACAGATCAGTTTGCAGTAATCAAATATCTCTTGGTATGCGCTTCCGCATGATGTTTGAAACTGGAGAATCGGGGACAAGAAG ATATATGGGTACTATAACTGGAATCACTGACCTGGATCCTGTCAGATGGAAGAACTCCCAATGGCGCAACTTACAG GTAGGTTGGGATGAGTCCACTATCGGGGAACGGCGAAATCGTGTCTCCATTTGGGAGATTGAACCAGTAACTGCTCCATTTTTCATCTGTCCTAGCCCACCGCTCATTCGTTCCAAGCGCCCAAGGCAACCAGGAGTGCCAG ATGATGACATTTCTGATCTAGACAGCATATTCAGGAGGGCCACGCCCTGGCTCAGCGATGACGTTGGACTTATTAAAGATCATCCTCACGGGCTCCCTAATTTTAGCTTAGTTCAGTGGATGAACGTGCAGCAAAATTCATCTCTTCCTAACTCAATGCAACCAAATTATGGCAGCCCTTTATCCAGTTCAGTTCATCCCAATTTCAATGGCAGTGATATTTCACATCGAATATTGGGGTCTCGACTTTCCAACAACATACAGTTTAATGCTACTCAGAGGCTGACTCCACCAGAACAACTAGATCAGCTCCAGATGCTGCCACTATTGCCACAACAGCAGTTTACCGAAGTTACTCAAATACCGAGGCAAAATTTACTTGGTCAAGCTATACCCATAAACCAAGTCCAGTCTCAGAATGTTCCGCATCAGCAACATTCTCTTCTTAACCATCATTTTCAAAGAAATCTTGCTCAAAATCTAGGTCAGCATCAGGTTACGAGTAACACTCTGCAGCAGAATCTAATGCCATCCCAGCAACCTGATCATATGTCAGATAACCAAATTCAGCTTCAGCTCTTACAGAAGCTCCTCTGTCAGCAACAGCAGTCACTTTTAGCCCAGCAATCGGTTGTTCAACAGCCTCCCCAACCAACACAACTCCAAGATCAGCAGAAGCATCTTTTAGACCTTCCTCCAAACTTCTCGAGGCCCATGCCAGTGACCGAAATTCTTGATTCATCTAAATCACATGTTATTGCACAGCAGCAGACAACGAGAAGTGACAGTCAAACGAATCTTAAGTTCGCCCTCGCCCAATCGTCCCAGCAAACAAAAATTGAGCAGTCTCAAGTTGTTCAAGAGTTACCTGGACAGATGGGGAATGCCTTGAATGTAATGAACAACCAGATTTTGGCAGACGGCAGTGGTTGTATGATGCCTGGAGCTACTGGTGGTGGAGGACATTCTGTAGTTACAGATGATGTCCCATCCTGTTCAACCTCACCATCAATGAACAACTGTCCAAATACGGTTCAGTATGCAATCAATTCAAGTGGTCTTGAGACGATGCCATCTAAGGGAAACTTGATAAACGATTTACAGCAAAAATCTAATGTTAAGGCCTCTTTGAACGTACCCAAAAGCCCTGAACTTGGATTTTTCACATCACAATCCTACCTTAATGGGGCCCAGTTAGATTATTTGGATAGTTTATCTTCAGCAACATCGGTTATATCTCAGAATGATGCACAGGTGCTACAAAACAACCCGGTTTCTTTCAATCCTCAATCAATATTGTTAAGAGATGCAAGCCGGGATGTGGAAGTTCATGGTGACACGAGGAACAACGTTGTTTCTTTTGGTGCTAGCATTGAGAATCAGTTGGGTATGCCCATGATGCAAGAATCATTTATCACAAAAGACATGGAGGGATCCAGTAAAGATTTCACGAGCAATCTCTCATCGGAAGGCGGCATACTTTCCAGCTACGAGAACCCCAAAGTAGCACAACCTGAACTCTCTTCGTCGATGGTTTCACAGTCATTTGGAATTCCAGATATGACATTTAATTCCATCGATTCCACAATGAATGATGGTAACTTCGTGAATAGAGGTGCCTGGGCTCAACCTCAAATGCCTAGGATGCGCACTTTTACAAAG GTTTATAAGCGTGGTGCTGTTGGAAGATCGATAGATATTGCACGATACTCGGGCTATGATGAACTTAAACAAGATTTGGCTCGTAGATTTGGTATAGAAGGACAACTAGAGGACCGCCAGAGAATAGGTTGGAAACTTGTTTATGTGGATCACGAAAATGATGTCTTGCTTGTTGGCGATGATCCTTGGGA GGAATTCGTGAACTGTGTCCATTGCATCAAGATTCTGTCTCCTCAAGAAGTCCAACAAATGAGCTTGGATGGGGATTTTGACAACCGTGTGCTTCCGAATCAAGCTTGTAGCACCTCTGATAATGGCATAAATTAA
- the LOC140842686 gene encoding auxin response factor 19-like isoform X1 → MKSSSSTGTIPQPANDSPSAAEGEKKSINGELWQACAGPLVNLPAAGTHVVYFPQGHSEHVSASMRKDVDSQVPNYPNLPSKLLCLLHNVNLHADPETDEVYVQMTLQPVPSFDKDSLLRSDLSTRANKPQTEFFCKTLTASDTSTHGGFSVPRRAAEKIFPLLDFTMQPPVQELVARDLHEIVWTFRHIFRGKPKRHLLTSGWSLFVSGKRLSAGDSVLFIRDEKQQLLLGIRRANRQPTNLSSSVLSSDSMHIGILAAAAHAAANNSPFTVFYNPRASPSEFVIPLAKYYRSVCSNQISLGMRFRMMFETGESGTRRYMGTITGITDLDPVRWKNSQWRNLQVGWDESTIGERRNRVSIWEIEPVTAPFFICPSPPLIRSKRPRQPGVPDDDISDLDSIFRRATPWLSDDVGLIKDHPHGLPNFSLVQWMNVQQNSSLPNSMQPNYGSPLSSSVHPNFNGSDISHRILGSRLSNNIQFNATQRLTPPEQLDQLQMLPLLPQQQFTEVTQIPRQNLLGQAIPINQVQSQNVPHQQHSLLNHHFQRNLAQNLGQHQVTSNTLQQNLMPSQQPDHMSDNQIQLQLLQKLLCQQQQSLLAQQSVVQQPPQPTQLQDQQKHLLDLPPNFSRPMPVTEILDSSKSHVIAQQQTTRSDSQTNLKFALAQSSQQTKIEQSQVVQELPGQMGNALNVMNNQILADGSGCMMPGATGGGGHSVVTDDVPSCSTSPSMNNCPNTVQYAINSSGLETMPSKGNLINDLQQKSNVKASLNVPKSPELGFFTSQSYLNGAQLDYLDSLSSATSVISQNDAQVLQNNPVSFNPQSILLRDASRDVEVHGDTRNNVVSFGASIENQLGMPMMQESFITKDMEGSSKDFTSNLSSEGGILSSYENPKVAQPELSSSMVSQSFGIPDMTFNSIDSTMNDGNFVNRGAWAQPQMPRMRTFTKVYKRGAVGRSIDIARYSGYDELKQDLARRFGIEGQLEDRQRIGWKLVYVDHENDVLLVGDDPWEEFVNCVHCIKILSPQEVQQMSLDGDFDNRVLPNQACSTSDNGIN, encoded by the exons GTTTCTGCATCTATGAGAAAGGATGTCGATTCGCAAGTCCCGAACTACCCGAATCTTCCTTCCAAATTACTGTGCCTCCTTCATAACGTCAATTTGCAT GCTGATCCTGAAACGGATGAAGTTTATGTCCAAATGACGCTCCAACCAGTGCCTTCG TTTGACAAGgattctttgttgagatcagaTCTGTCGACGAGAGCAAATAAACCCCAAACAGAGTTTTTCTGTAAAACGTTGACCGCAAGTGATACTAGCACTCATGGGGGGTTTTCTGTACCTCGTCGTGCTGCAGAAAAGATTTTTCCACTCCTG GATTTCACAATGCAACCACCGGTTCAAGAGCTTGTTGCCCGAGATTTGCATGAAATTGTCTGGACATTTCGCCATATATTTCGAG GAAAACCAAAACGCCACTTGCTTACGAGTGGATGGAGCCTTTTTGTCAGTGGAAAGCGGTTGTCAGCAGGAGACTCGGTCCTGTTCATTAG GGATGAAAAGCAACAGCTTCTCCTGGGCATAAGACGGGCTAATCGACAACCAACCAACTTATCATCATCCGTTTTGTCGAGTGACAGCATGCATATCGGGATTCTAGCTGCAGCAGCCCATGCTGCTGCAAACAATAGCCCTTTCACCGTGTTTTACAATCCTAG GGCTAGTCCATCAGAATTCGTCATCCCTTTGGCCAAGTACTACAGATCAGTTTGCAGTAATCAAATATCTCTTGGTATGCGCTTCCGCATGATGTTTGAAACTGGAGAATCGGGGACAAGAAG ATATATGGGTACTATAACTGGAATCACTGACCTGGATCCTGTCAGATGGAAGAACTCCCAATGGCGCAACTTACAG GTAGGTTGGGATGAGTCCACTATCGGGGAACGGCGAAATCGTGTCTCCATTTGGGAGATTGAACCAGTAACTGCTCCATTTTTCATCTGTCCTAGCCCACCGCTCATTCGTTCCAAGCGCCCAAGGCAACCAGGAGTGCCAG ATGATGACATTTCTGATCTAGACAGCATATTCAGGAGGGCCACGCCCTGGCTCAGCGATGACGTTGGACTTATTAAAGATCATCCTCACGGGCTCCCTAATTTTAGCTTAGTTCAGTGGATGAACGTGCAGCAAAATTCATCTCTTCCTAACTCAATGCAACCAAATTATGGCAGCCCTTTATCCAGTTCAGTTCATCCCAATTTCAATGGCAGTGATATTTCACATCGAATATTGGGGTCTCGACTTTCCAACAACATACAGTTTAATGCTACTCAGAGGCTGACTCCACCAGAACAACTAGATCAGCTCCAGATGCTGCCACTATTGCCACAACAGCAGTTTACCGAAGTTACTCAAATACCGAGGCAAAATTTACTTGGTCAAGCTATACCCATAAACCAAGTCCAGTCTCAGAATGTTCCGCATCAGCAACATTCTCTTCTTAACCATCATTTTCAAAGAAATCTTGCTCAAAATCTAGGTCAGCATCAGGTTACGAGTAACACTCTGCAGCAGAATCTAATGCCATCCCAGCAACCTGATCATATGTCAGATAACCAAATTCAGCTTCAGCTCTTACAGAAGCTCCTCTGTCAGCAACAGCAGTCACTTTTAGCCCAGCAATCGGTTGTTCAACAGCCTCCCCAACCAACACAACTCCAAGATCAGCAGAAGCATCTTTTAGACCTTCCTCCAAACTTCTCGAGGCCCATGCCAGTGACCGAAATTCTTGATTCATCTAAATCACATGTTATTGCACAGCAGCAGACAACGAGAAGTGACAGTCAAACGAATCTTAAGTTCGCCCTCGCCCAATCGTCCCAGCAAACAAAAATTGAGCAGTCTCAAGTTGTTCAAGAGTTACCTGGACAGATGGGGAATGCCTTGAATGTAATGAACAACCAGATTTTGGCAGACGGCAGTGGTTGTATGATGCCTGGAGCTACTGGTGGTGGAGGACATTCTGTAGTTACAGATGATGTCCCATCCTGTTCAACCTCACCATCAATGAACAACTGTCCAAATACGGTTCAGTATGCAATCAATTCAAGTGGTCTTGAGACGATGCCATCTAAGGGAAACTTGATAAACGATTTACAGCAAAAATCTAATGTTAAGGCCTCTTTGAACGTACCCAAAAGCCCTGAACTTGGATTTTTCACATCACAATCCTACCTTAATGGGGCCCAGTTAGATTATTTGGATAGTTTATCTTCAGCAACATCGGTTATATCTCAGAATGATGCACAGGTGCTACAAAACAACCCGGTTTCTTTCAATCCTCAATCAATATTGTTAAGAGATGCAAGCCGGGATGTGGAAGTTCATGGTGACACGAGGAACAACGTTGTTTCTTTTGGTGCTAGCATTGAGAATCAGTTGGGTATGCCCATGATGCAAGAATCATTTATCACAAAAGACATGGAGGGATCCAGTAAAGATTTCACGAGCAATCTCTCATCGGAAGGCGGCATACTTTCCAGCTACGAGAACCCCAAAGTAGCACAACCTGAACTCTCTTCGTCGATGGTTTCACAGTCATTTGGAATTCCAGATATGACATTTAATTCCATCGATTCCACAATGAATGATGGTAACTTCGTGAATAGAGGTGCCTGGGCTCAACCTCAAATGCCTAGGATGCGCACTTTTACAAAG GTTTATAAGCGTGGTGCTGTTGGAAGATCGATAGATATTGCACGATACTCGGGCTATGATGAACTTAAACAAGATTTGGCTCGTAGATTTGGTATAGAAGGACAACTAGAGGACCGCCAGAGAATAGGTTGGAAACTTGTTTATGTGGATCACGAAAATGATGTCTTGCTTGTTGGCGATGATCCTTGGGA GGAATTCGTGAACTGTGTCCATTGCATCAAGATTCTGTCTCCTCAAGAAGTCCAACAAATGAGCTTGGATGGGGATTTTGACAACCGTGTGCTTCCGAATCAAGCTTGTAGCACCTCTGATAATGGCATAAATTAA
- the LOC140842687 gene encoding LOW QUALITY PROTEIN: pollen receptor-like kinase 4 (The sequence of the model RefSeq protein was modified relative to this genomic sequence to represent the inferred CDS: deleted 1 base in 1 codon), translating into MARKGCFPSGGMALFLAILLQFVSSSCESDVEILRKFKESLKNADALANWDGSKSPCNGDHEEWQGVLCENGFVWGLQLENMGLGGVIDVDVLVELRNLRTLSLMNNNFNGNLPNFTKLGSLKSIFLSNNKFYGEIPSNTFNGMLSLKKIHLANNKFSGSIPESLTTLPRLMELMLENNEFEGTIPHFPQIDRLKVFDVSNNQLVGEIPRTLSHMNPSAFSGNENLCGQPLKPCRAKGNLSVGTIIILSILVAAALAALVVVVIILRHNRTPQESDQTPSITSLNRMEEGQSTVAVVGSSPPDQSKKSDQSVRLTFLKESNDRFDMTDLLKASAEILGSGIFGSTYKAALNDGKVVVVKRFRHMNNLNREEFNEHMRRLGRLNHPNLLPIVAFYYRKEEKLLVSEFMDNVSLSVHLHGNRSRGHPSPDWPTRLNIVKGIVRGLSYLYDQLPSLTAPHGHLKSSNVVLDKSFNPILNDYGLVPLITQEHAQEHMISYKSPEYKRSGRVTKKTDIWSLGILILEILTGRFPSNFLQQGKGSDTDLATWVESVLRDDMSSVDVFDKEMVTNKQCEGEMMKLLKIGLNCCDAEVEKRPDIKEVELKIEEIKEKEGDDDFYSSYTSEADTKSSRGLSDDIIHATF; encoded by the exons ATGGCTCGAAAAGGATGCTTTCCCTCGGGTGGCATGGCGCTTTTCCTAGCCATCTTGTTGCAATTTGTCTCATCTTCGTGTGAGTCAGATGTCGAAATCTTGCGCAAGTTCAAGGAATCCCTCAAGAATGCTGATGCGTTGGCCAACTGGGACGGTTCCAAATCGCCCTGCAACGGAGACCATGAAGAATGGCAGGGAGTGTTGTGTGAGAATGGATTTGTTTGGGGGCTTCAGCTTGAGAATATGGGATTAGGCGGCGTCATTGATGTGGATGTCCTCGTAGAGTTGAGAAATTTGAGGACTTTAAGCCTAATGAACAATAACTTTAAtggaaatttaccaaattttacTAAACTTGGTTCCCTTAAAAGCATTTTCTTGTCCAATAACAAGTTCTACGGGGAGATTCCATCAAATACTTTTAATGGGATGCTGTCATTGAAGAAAATACATTTGGCTAACAATAAGTTTTCTGGTTCAATTCCTGAATCATTGACTACATTGCCGAGGTTGATGGAGTTGATGCTCGAAAACAATGAATTTGAGGGAACAATACCTCATTTTCCGCAAATTGACAGGTTGAAAGTGTTCGATGTATCAAACAATCAATTGGTTGGGGAGATTCCTCGTACCCTCAGTCACATGAACCCTTCTGCATTTTCTG GTAATGAAAATCTATGTGGGCAGCCACTGAAACCCTGCCGTGCAAAAGGTAATCTGTCCGTCGGCACAATAATCATCCTCTCAATACTTGTGGCTGCAGCATTAGCAGCACTTGTAGTAGTGGTCATTATTCTGCGTCACAACAGAACGCCACAAGAATCCGATCAGACACCATCTATCACCAGTTTAAACAGAATGGAAGAAGGTCAATCTACTGTTGCTGTTGTAGGATCATCACCGCCTGATCAATCCAAGAAATCTGATCAGAGCGTAAGGCTAACCTTCTTGAAAGAATCCAATGACAGATTTGACATGACAGATTTACTCAAGGCCTCGGCCGAGATCCTAGGCAGTGGGATCTTTGGGTCGACTTACAAAGCCGCTCTGAATGATGGGAAAGTTGTGGTTGTCAAAAGATTCAGGCATATGAATAATTTGAACAGAGAGGAGTTCAATGAGCACATGAGAAGATTGGGTCGATTGAATCATCCGAACTTACTTCCGATCGTCGCATTCTATTACAGGAAAGAGGAGAAGCTCTTGGTATCCGAGTTCATGGACAATGTCAGCCTTTCTGTTCATCTACACG GCAACCGATCTCGTGGCCATCCATCTCCCGACTGGCCAACCCGATTGAATATCGTTAAAGGAATAGTCAGAGGTCTGTcatacctctacgaccagctcCCGAGTTTAACAGCACCACATGGTCACTTAAAATCCTCGAACGTAGTTCTCGACAAGTCTTTCAATCCGATCCTCAACGACTATGGGCTCGTCCCGCTGATCACTCAAGAACACGCGCAAGAACACATGATCTCCTACAAGTCACCTGAGTACAAGCGAAGTGGCCGTGTCACGAAGAAAACTGACATATGGAGTCTCGGAATCCTAATCCTGGAAATCTTGACCGGAAGATTCCCATCCAATTTCTTGCAGCAAGGCAAAGGGAGCGACACGGACTTGGCTACGTGGGTGGAATCCGTTTTACGAGACGACATG AGCAGCGTGGACGTGTTTGATAAGGAAATGGTGACGAACAAACAATGTGAAGGAGAGATGATGAAGCTGTTGAAAATTGGATTGAACTGCTGTGATGCAGAAGTTGAGAAGAGACCTGACATTAAAGAAGTAGAGCTGAAGATCGAGGAAATCAAGGAGAAGGAAGGTGATGATGATTTCTATTCCTCGTACACAAGTGAAGCTGACACGAAATCCTCAAGAGGGTTGTCCGATGATATCATTCATGCCACATTTTAA
- the LOC140842688 gene encoding TORTIFOLIA1-like protein 2 yields MKSQINLVKGKASSRMTGQQAAFELKQRVVLALNKLADRDTCQIGVEELEKTIECLPHDGIAPFLSCILDTDSGQKCAVRKECIRLMGKLATFHEILVAPHLGRMVASIVKRLKDTDSAVRDVCVETVGILATKLSGNRVETDDIFVVLVRPLFEALGEQNKQVQSGSALCLSRVIDNIHDPPPLILQKMLARTIKLTKNPHFMAKPAVIELNRSMILAGGAPTPSSLSAALTSIQEAMKNSEWATRKAACSALGDIASCLVSSLGTFRNTVICCLESCRFDKVKPVRDAALQALQLWKNLPGLVSTPEPSEAGSSVKGTSYTSDYGDVTSSSGSKLKDIKQMRSASELAKKRVPLSSQTAGGTNIEKSQQSGTNDWQIEIAIPKNQNISVSDNQYDESEGSSVTKRCENIFTDVSSTKNIGYNYVELDDKLEFSSASTLFTESIKSKVVPIHCDAFDDACLVKSTGTRQRFANDEASIEEQRYLTKMHDRTSLDSTVTESTSQIMLGCCLKTEKDLMLIRKQLLEIENKQSSLMDMVKAFTTTITDGMSVVQLKVSNLELVVDKIAQELVHGGRYSDVLATKIVKSSPSIVSPRFSGSTPRASVESNGHPPLPPTKHAGIWENTFIRGRSNGYGKQNSDIWADATPKLSNNSFGKSSTPASFSSEIYEGQTRTKSNIFDSSPCIKSRLNKLEAKKNPRKVINDYILDRDLDFAYEEALCSRNKFLLFELLDKTGPVLENLSQKTGNELLSTLAKFLLEQRFVNSIIPWFQQLVDLSNIHGPTYLALSAKLKRDLIASIQESANVDGFKPAERKYFIELAKMMRHIWGSGPCQQIHSNMLKRDVVD; encoded by the exons ATGAAGTCACAGATAAATTTGGTGAAAGGGAAAGCTAGTTCCAGAATGACCGGTCAGCAAGCAGCTTTTGAGCTGAAACAAAGAGTAGTTCTTGCGCTCAACAAGCTTGCAGATAGGGACACTTGTCAAATTGGGGTCGAGGAGCTCGAGAAAACCATTGAATGCTTGCCTCATGATGGAATTGCTCCATTCCTGTCCTGCATATTGGACACAGATTCCGGACAGAAATGCGCTGTACGTAAAGAATGCATTCGCCTAATGGGCAAACTGGCAACTTTTCACGAGATTCTGGTGGCACCTCATCTTGGCAGGATGGTAGCTAGCATTGTTAAAAGGTTAAAGGATACCGATTCTGCTGTGAGAGATGTGTGTGTAGAAACAGTGGGTATCTTGGCGACCAAATTGAGTGGTAATAGGGTTGAAACAGATGACATTTTTGTCGTGCTAGTGAGGCCACTTTTTGAAGCTCTGGGTGAGCAGAACAAGCAAGTGCAATCTGGATCAGCATTGTGTTTGTCGAGGGTCATTGACAATATTCATGATCCTCCACCCTTGATTTTGCAGAAGATGTTGGCAAGAACAATCAAGTTAACGAAAAATCCACATTTCATGGCAAAACCAGCAGTCATTGAGTTGAACAGGAGTATGATTCTG GCTGGGGGTGCTCCTACGCCTAGTTCACTGAGTGCTGCTCTGACAAGCATCCAAGAAGCCATGAAGAACAGCGAATGGGCAACTCGTAAAGCTGCCTGCTCTGCGCTAGGAGATATAGCTTCTTGTTTAGTGTCTTCCTTGGGCACATTTCGTAACACTGTCATCTGTTGTCTTGAATCATGTCGTTTTGACAAG GTGAAGCCAGTAAGGGACGCAGCTTTGCAGGCCTTGCAACTCTGGAAAAATCTTCCTGGTTTGGTATCAACACCCGAACCTTCTGAAGCTGGATCTTCTGTCAAAG GTACTTCCTACACATCTGACTATGGTGATGTTACCAGTTCCAGTGGCTCAAAGCTAAAAGATATTAAACAGATGAGATCTGCTAGTGAATTGGCTAAGAAAAGAGTTCCTCTATCATCCCAAACAGCTGGAGGAACTAACATTGAGAAATCTCAGCAATCTGGAACAAATGATTGGCAAATAGAAATTGCAATTCCTAAGAATCAAAATATTTCAGTATCAGACAACCAGTATGATGAATCTGAGGGTAGCTCTGTTACAAAGAgatgtgaaaatatttttacggATGTTAGTAGTACTAAAAATATTGGATATAATTACGTAGAACTTGATGACAAGCTAGAATTCTCTTCCGCGTCCACTCTTTTCACGGAAAGCATCAAATCAAAGGTTGTTCCTATCCATTGTGATGCTTTTGATGATGCCTGTTTGGTAAAGTCAACTGGAACTAGACAAAGGTTTGCAAATGATGAAGCTAGTATCGAGGAGCAAAGATACTTGACGAAAATGCATGATCGTACGAGCTTAGATTCCACGGTTACAGAATCTACTTCGCAAATTATGCTTGGTTGTTGCTTAAAAACTGAAAAAGACTTGATGCTCATCAGAAAGCAGCTTTTGGAGATTGAAAATAAGCAATCAAGTTTGATGGATATGGTAAAG GCATTTACGACCACCATAACGGATGGCATGTCCGTGGTACAGTTGAAAGTGTCAAATCTTGAATTAGTGGTTGACAAAATAGCacaagaacttgttcatggaggAAGATATTCAGATGTGCTGGCGACCAAAATTGTGAAAAGTAGTCCTAGCATTGTTTCCCCCAGATTTTCTGGGAGTACCCCCAGGGCCTCTGTCGAAAGTAATGGGCATCCTCCATTACCTCCAACTAAACATGCAGGAATATGGGAGAACACATTTATCAGGGGGAGATCAAATGGTTATGGGAAACAAAACTCAGATATATGGGCTGATGCTACTCCTAAGCTAAGCAACAATTCTTTTGGTAAAAGCAGCACCCCTGCAAGTTTTTCTTCAGAAATTTATGAAGGCCAAACACGAACGAAAAGCAATATCTTTGATTCAAGTCCCTGCATCAAGTCAAGACTAAATAAACTGGAAGCTAAGAAGAACCCGCGGAAAGTAATCAATGATTACATCTTGGACAGGGATCTTGACTTTGCATATGAAGAAGCTCTTTGTTCGAGGAACAAATTCCTTTTGTTTGAGCTCCTAGATAAAACAGGTCCGGTTCTGGAAAATTTATCTCAAAAGACTGGAAATGAGCTACTAAGCACATTGGCAAAGTTCTTATTAGAGCAAAGATTTGTGAATTCTATTATTCCATGGTTTCAGCAG cTTGTGGACCTCAGTAACATCCATGGACCAACGTACTTGGCGCTCTCTGCAAAATTAAAGCGAGACCTTATAGCTTCAATCCAGGAATCTGCAAATGTGGATGGTTTCAAGCCTGCAGAAAGGAAATATTTTATTGAGCTTGCAAAAATGATGCGTCACATTTGGG GAAGTGGACCTTGCCAACAAATCCACTCAAACATGCTAAAGCGTGATGTTGTGGATTAA